One stretch of Streptomyces hygroscopicus DNA includes these proteins:
- a CDS encoding LysR family transcriptional regulator has protein sequence MDVELRQLRCLVAIVDEGTFTDAAIALGVSQAAVSRTLASLERALGTRLLRRTSREVTPTGTGLRVVAHARRVLAEADGLIREAISGHAHLRIGYAWSALGRHTPAFQRRWAQAYPETDLHLVRVHSATAGLAEGACDLAVVRRPLDERRFDSAIVGLERRLCAVAADDPLARRRSVRLADLSGRTLLVDRRTGTTTAELWPPDSRPATEETHDVEDWLTLISAGRCVGMTAESTANQYPRPGIAYRPVRDAEPIAVRLAWWRDDPHPATQTAIELLTTLYRNG, from the coding sequence ATGGATGTGGAGCTGCGGCAACTGCGCTGCCTCGTGGCGATCGTCGACGAGGGCACCTTCACCGACGCCGCCATCGCGCTCGGCGTCTCCCAGGCGGCCGTGTCCCGAACCCTGGCCTCACTCGAACGCGCCCTGGGGACACGGCTGTTGCGGCGGACCTCCCGCGAGGTGACCCCTACGGGCACCGGGCTGCGCGTGGTGGCACACGCCCGGCGGGTGCTGGCCGAGGCGGACGGCCTGATCCGGGAGGCCATATCGGGCCACGCACATCTGCGGATCGGCTACGCCTGGTCCGCGCTCGGCCGCCACACCCCCGCCTTCCAGCGCCGCTGGGCCCAGGCATATCCCGAGACGGATCTGCACCTCGTCCGTGTGCATTCCGCCACCGCCGGGCTGGCGGAGGGCGCCTGTGACCTGGCCGTCGTACGCAGACCCCTCGACGAGCGCCGCTTCGACTCCGCCATCGTCGGACTGGAGAGGCGGCTGTGCGCCGTGGCCGCCGACGACCCCCTCGCCAGGCGCCGCTCGGTCCGGCTGGCCGACCTCAGCGGACGTACCTTGCTGGTCGACCGGCGGACCGGGACCACCACCGCGGAGCTGTGGCCGCCCGACTCCCGGCCGGCCACCGAGGAGACCCACGACGTGGAGGACTGGCTCACATTGATCTCCGCGGGCCGCTGCGTCGGCATGACGGCGGAGTCCACCGCCAACCAGTACCCGAGGCCCGGAATCGCCTACCGGCCGGTCCGCGACGCCGAGCCGATCGCGGTACGCCTCGCCTGGTGGCGGGACGACCCGCACCCCGCCACCCAAACCGCGATCGAGCTGCTCACCACCCTCTACCGCAACGGCTGA
- a CDS encoding DSBA oxidoreductase produces MSATASESAPPSSRVPPSRQLALGVIATGMLMVILDGSIVTVAMPAIQSDLRFSAAGLSWVVNAYLIAFGGLLLLAGRIGDLIGRKRMFLAGTAVFTAASLLAAVATSPAALIAARFLQGVGSALASAVSLGMLVTLFTEPAERAKAIAVFSFTGAAGASIGQVLGGLLTDALSWHWIFLINLPIGLLTLAVAISVLPADRGPGLAAGADVLGALLVTAGLMLGIYTVVKVADYGWTAAHTLGLGAVSLLLLALFLVRQATARTPLMPLRILRSRGVAGANLVQVLMVAALFSFQILVALYLRNVLGYGATRTGLAMLPAALAIGAVSLGVSARLSARFGDRAVLLAGLALLAGVLGLLIRVPVHARYLPDLLPVMLLAAGFGLALPALTSLGMSGAKEDEAGLVSGLFNTTQQIGMALGVAVLSTLAASRTDALLARGKGRAEALTGGYHLAFAVGAGLIVAAFAVAFTVLRGPAPKRPDAPREANPPAVPVTTA; encoded by the coding sequence ATGTCCGCCACCGCGTCCGAGTCCGCCCCGCCCTCTTCCCGCGTCCCTCCATCACGCCAACTGGCCCTCGGGGTCATCGCCACCGGGATGCTGATGGTCATCCTCGACGGCAGCATCGTGACCGTGGCCATGCCCGCCATCCAGAGCGATCTGCGGTTCTCCGCCGCCGGGCTGAGCTGGGTCGTCAACGCCTATCTGATCGCGTTCGGCGGTCTGCTGCTGCTCGCGGGCCGCATCGGCGATCTCATCGGCCGTAAGCGCATGTTCCTGGCCGGCACCGCGGTGTTCACCGCGGCCTCACTTCTGGCGGCCGTGGCCACCTCCCCCGCGGCGCTGATCGCCGCCCGGTTTCTGCAGGGGGTCGGCAGCGCGCTGGCGTCCGCGGTCAGCCTGGGCATGCTCGTCACGCTCTTCACCGAGCCCGCCGAACGCGCGAAGGCCATCGCCGTGTTCAGCTTCACCGGCGCCGCCGGAGCGTCAATCGGCCAGGTGCTCGGGGGCCTTCTCACCGACGCGCTCAGCTGGCACTGGATCTTCCTGATCAATCTGCCGATCGGACTGCTGACCCTCGCGGTCGCCATATCCGTCCTGCCCGCCGACCGCGGGCCCGGTCTCGCGGCCGGTGCCGATGTCCTCGGCGCCCTGCTCGTCACGGCCGGACTGATGCTGGGCATCTACACCGTCGTCAAGGTGGCGGACTACGGCTGGACGGCGGCGCATACGCTCGGCCTCGGCGCCGTCTCGCTCCTCCTGCTCGCCCTGTTCCTGGTCCGCCAGGCCACCGCCCGCACCCCATTGATGCCCCTGCGGATCCTGCGGTCGCGCGGTGTCGCGGGGGCCAATCTGGTCCAGGTCCTGATGGTGGCCGCGCTCTTCTCGTTCCAGATCCTCGTCGCCCTCTATCTGCGGAACGTCCTGGGATACGGCGCCACCAGGACCGGTCTGGCCATGCTCCCGGCCGCCCTCGCCATCGGCGCGGTGTCACTCGGCGTCTCCGCGCGGCTCAGCGCCCGCTTCGGCGATCGCGCGGTGCTGCTGGCCGGGCTGGCGCTGCTGGCCGGGGTCCTCGGGCTGCTCATCCGCGTCCCCGTGCACGCCCGGTACCTCCCCGACCTCCTCCCGGTCATGCTGCTCGCCGCCGGTTTCGGGCTGGCTCTCCCCGCGTTGACCAGCCTCGGGATGTCCGGTGCGAAGGAGGACGAGGCCGGGCTCGTCTCCGGGCTGTTCAACACCACTCAGCAGATCGGCATGGCGCTGGGCGTCGCGGTGCTGTCCACCCTGGCGGCCTCCCGCACCGACGCGCTGCTCGCCCGGGGCAAAGGCCGGGCCGAGGCACTGACCGGCGGCTACCACCTGGCCTTCGCCGTCGGAGCGGGGCTCATCGTGGCCGCCTTCGCCGTGGCGTTCACCGTGCTGCGAGGACCCGCGCCGAAGCGCCCCGACGCGCCACGGGAGGCCAACCCGCCCGCCGTACCCGTCACCACCGCCTGA
- a CDS encoding cytochrome P450 gives MSETLPLPGTVKAERRCPYDPPENHRRLRDAGELGKLELPGGLVMWFLTKHDDIRAMLADSRFSGSRVPFPAMSPEIPAGFFFSMDPPDHTRYRRTLTAEFSVRGARELTGRIERLADQHLDAMEAMGTSADLVSAYANPVPAMVISEILGVPYTYHQKFDHEVRTLRETGGDDQAVGAMATAWWDEMRGFVRAKRAEPADDMISRLLHGEVEGGALTDEEVVGIAMTIIFAGHEPVENLIGLGMLALFQDREQLTRLRENPDLLDDAVEEFLRYFPVNNFGTVRTATEDAVINGHPIAKGEMVAGLVSTANRDPERFADPDRLALDRPHASHLAFGHGVHQCLGQQLARVELKVLLQRLLARFPSLRLAVAPEEIRYRENTSFYGVHELPVTWTAE, from the coding sequence GTGAGCGAGACCTTGCCCCTTCCCGGGACCGTGAAGGCCGAACGGCGTTGTCCGTACGACCCTCCGGAGAACCACCGCCGACTGCGGGACGCGGGTGAACTGGGCAAACTGGAGCTGCCCGGCGGCCTGGTGATGTGGTTCCTGACCAAGCACGACGACATCAGGGCCATGCTGGCGGACTCCCGGTTCAGCGGCTCCAGGGTGCCGTTCCCGGCGATGAGCCCGGAGATACCGGCGGGCTTCTTCTTCTCCATGGACCCGCCGGACCACACCCGCTACCGCCGCACGCTCACCGCCGAGTTCTCGGTGCGTGGTGCGCGCGAACTGACCGGCCGGATCGAGCGGCTGGCCGACCAGCACCTCGACGCGATGGAGGCGATGGGCACGAGCGCCGATCTCGTGTCGGCCTATGCCAACCCGGTGCCCGCGATGGTGATCTCCGAAATTCTCGGAGTGCCGTACACGTACCACCAGAAGTTCGACCACGAGGTACGCACGCTCAGGGAGACCGGCGGCGACGACCAGGCCGTCGGCGCGATGGCGACCGCGTGGTGGGACGAGATGCGGGGATTCGTACGCGCCAAGCGGGCCGAGCCCGCGGACGACATGATCAGCAGGCTGCTGCACGGCGAGGTCGAGGGCGGGGCGCTGACCGACGAGGAGGTGGTCGGCATCGCCATGACCATCATTTTCGCCGGTCATGAACCCGTGGAGAACCTGATCGGCCTCGGCATGCTGGCGCTGTTCCAGGACCGTGAGCAGCTGACCCGGTTGCGTGAGAACCCCGACCTGCTCGACGACGCCGTGGAGGAGTTCCTCCGCTACTTCCCCGTCAACAACTTCGGCACCGTGCGCACCGCCACCGAGGACGCCGTGATCAACGGTCATCCCATCGCGAAGGGCGAGATGGTGGCCGGTCTGGTGTCCACCGCCAATCGGGACCCCGAGCGCTTCGCCGACCCCGACCGCCTCGCCCTCGACCGGCCGCACGCCTCCCATCTCGCGTTCGGACACGGTGTGCATCAGTGCCTGGGCCAGCAACTGGCGAGGGTGGAACTGAAGGTGCTCCTGCAGCGGTTGCTCGCCAGGTTCCCCAGCCTGCGTCTGGCGGTGGCCCCGGAGGAGATCCGATACCGGGAGAACACCTCGTTCTACGGTGTCCACGAGCTGCCGGTGACCTGGACGGCCGAGTAG
- a CDS encoding MarR family transcriptional regulator — MTAMAPTQNEPDLSFLLDHTSHVLRTQMSAALAEIGLTARMHCVLVHALEEERTQAQLAEIGDMDKTTMVVTVDALEKAGLAERRASTRDRRARIIAVTEEGARIAERSQDIVDRVHREALTALPETQRAALLRALTRLTEGHLAAPAESPRPARRARQSEK, encoded by the coding sequence ATGACCGCGATGGCGCCCACCCAGAACGAACCGGACCTGTCGTTCCTCCTCGACCACACCAGCCACGTCCTGCGCACCCAGATGTCGGCCGCGCTCGCCGAGATCGGACTGACGGCACGGATGCACTGCGTACTGGTCCACGCTCTGGAGGAGGAGCGCACCCAGGCACAGCTCGCCGAGATCGGCGACATGGACAAGACCACGATGGTGGTGACGGTGGACGCGTTGGAGAAGGCGGGTCTCGCGGAGCGGCGCGCCTCGACCCGGGATCGCCGGGCCCGGATCATCGCGGTGACCGAGGAGGGCGCGCGGATCGCCGAGCGGAGCCAGGACATCGTGGACCGCGTTCACCGGGAGGCGCTGACGGCGCTGCCCGAGACCCAACGCGCCGCCCTGCTACGGGCCTTGACCCGGCTGACCGAGGGACATCTGGCCGCGCCCGCCGAGAGCCCCCGCCCGGCCCGGCGGGCGCGCCAGAGCGAGAAGTAG